The proteins below are encoded in one region of Alistipes communis:
- a CDS encoding RagB/SusD family nutrient uptake outer membrane protein, with translation MRRLRYMIAAICSAALLACSDLDLNPKDEAATGNWFQTPEQFEMNLNVLLLHMFWPQERLEWTGSNQCALDAITDDFTNRDKLLSFTNGSLNSTNPVATAMWDNTYTAINRCNKIITELHKVEAQMDPELRNRILGNARFYRACFYARLLMHFGDVVVVDENIDIESEEGRNAAYLLERTDRWSVLEDVLEEFDDVVEMLPREYSASEVQRATKGAAYGMKARTALHFASIRKWDTYGLGNPSEAERLFGIAAEAAKNCMDLNVYKLHDSFPELFLQSTKNSPEGIFVIPRSKAYSNGSLRQYLNGQSVTVKLTRTPVGTNALGELPSWDLLCSFLCTDGLPIDESPLYDPSEPFKNRDPRCSYTIVEFGTQHLGYEFNPRLDVAEIYSSKEGKMVTNNDSRTYLISGNSNQYASYNGLALKKGIDESWLSPYETEPDKRILRYADVLLMYAEAKMELNEIDDSVLEAINRVRARAYGVEVSATGQYPAVAEREQTKLRTIIRTERRMELAFEQLRYLDLYRWRIAEKVMNYPNYGLPAKNKARQDAYMQYWFHGAVPEIDESGCPDFSRTVKGEPSFFESQANKLSQRQFIAPKMYLWPIPNKTTEVMPNIENNTGY, from the coding sequence ATGAGACGTTTAAGGTATATGATAGCTGCGATTTGCAGCGCGGCTCTCCTGGCATGCAGCGATCTGGATCTCAATCCGAAGGATGAGGCCGCGACAGGAAACTGGTTTCAGACACCCGAACAATTCGAAATGAACCTCAATGTACTCTTGCTCCATATGTTCTGGCCTCAGGAACGTTTGGAGTGGACCGGCTCCAACCAATGTGCATTGGATGCCATCACCGACGACTTCACCAACCGCGACAAGCTGCTGAGCTTCACCAACGGATCGCTCAACAGCACCAATCCCGTGGCGACGGCCATGTGGGACAACACATATACGGCGATCAACCGATGCAACAAGATCATCACGGAATTGCACAAGGTCGAGGCGCAGATGGACCCGGAACTCCGAAATCGTATTCTGGGGAACGCACGTTTCTACCGGGCCTGTTTCTATGCCCGTCTGCTGATGCACTTCGGCGATGTGGTGGTCGTGGACGAAAACATCGACATCGAATCCGAAGAGGGGCGAAATGCGGCCTATCTGCTCGAACGTACCGACCGTTGGTCGGTGCTGGAGGACGTGCTCGAAGAGTTCGATGACGTCGTGGAAATGCTGCCCAGGGAGTACTCCGCTTCGGAGGTGCAGCGGGCCACGAAAGGAGCCGCCTACGGCATGAAAGCCCGCACGGCGCTCCATTTCGCGTCCATTCGGAAGTGGGACACCTATGGACTGGGAAATCCCTCGGAAGCCGAACGGCTCTTCGGGATCGCAGCGGAAGCAGCCAAGAATTGCATGGATCTGAACGTGTACAAACTTCACGACAGCTTTCCGGAACTCTTCCTGCAATCGACGAAAAATTCGCCCGAAGGCATTTTCGTGATCCCGCGTTCGAAAGCCTATTCCAACGGGTCGTTGAGACAGTACCTCAACGGGCAGTCCGTGACCGTGAAACTGACGCGCACTCCTGTGGGCACCAACGCATTGGGCGAGCTTCCGTCCTGGGATCTTCTGTGCTCGTTTCTCTGCACGGACGGTCTGCCGATCGACGAATCGCCGCTTTATGATCCGAGCGAGCCTTTTAAGAATCGCGATCCGCGGTGCAGTTACACGATCGTCGAATTCGGAACCCAGCATTTGGGATATGAATTCAATCCCCGGCTGGACGTAGCGGAAATATACAGCAGCAAAGAGGGCAAGATGGTGACCAACAACGACTCGCGCACGTATCTGATATCGGGGAATTCGAACCAATACGCCTCCTACAACGGGTTGGCCCTGAAAAAAGGAATCGACGAAAGCTGGCTTTCGCCCTATGAGACGGAGCCAGACAAACGGATATTGCGTTATGCCGACGTATTGCTGATGTATGCGGAGGCCAAAATGGAACTCAACGAAATCGACGATTCGGTGCTCGAAGCGATCAACCGTGTGCGCGCCCGTGCTTACGGCGTCGAAGTTTCTGCGACGGGGCAATATCCGGCCGTCGCCGAACGGGAGCAGACCAAGCTGCGCACGATCATTCGTACGGAACGTCGTATGGAGCTCGCTTTCGAACAGCTACGTTACCTGGATCTCTATCGCTGGCGTATTGCCGAAAAGGTAATGAACTATCCCAATTATGGCCTTCCGGCAAAGAACAAGGCGCGCCAGGACGCCTATATGCAATATTGGTTCCACGGTGCTGTTCCCGAGATCGACGAAAGCGGATGCCCCGATTTCAGCCGAACCGTCAAAGGGGAGCCCTCATTTTTCGAGTCGCAGGCCAACAAACTCTCGCAGAGGCAGTTCATCGCCCCCAAAATGTACTTGTGGCCGATCCCGAACAAAACTACTGAGGTCATGCCCAATATCGAAAACAATACCGGATATTGA
- a CDS encoding calcineurin-like phosphoesterase C-terminal domain-containing protein — translation MKNNSFTSIIHRLFAVSAALILLMAQSTGCSKEDSEEHGILDISDVVLLDQIYTSIGSEVSISGRGFESGDVVVLRPVLTGSAEYTAPAVLVTSTEIVFVVPDGLTSGEYKVYVSRNGQNLLLGRTTFNLLSDIPDKAGMNIKGTVTCNGEPVAGVVVSDGSEVTRTDAEGIYYLASDKKNGYVFISVPSGYEVDHSGTTPRFFGYLNQSASTVEQRDFALAKCDNSHHRIVVFTDVHLARRVSDRSQFQSGFLREMTDYLKSCRADNIPVYGIALGDLAWDQYWYENDYDLNDYQNDLKSLDFPVFSAPGNHDNDPTVANDDFAAAGPFRQIIGPTDFSFNIGNVHYILLDNVVYENPNGIDGTHSYSVRLTDEKLEWLRKDLATVDKQTPVFVGMHVPLHKTPTLDDTGRTTTSYNMEDAERFVECLEGYDVNILTGHTHYNFNITKSERLREHNIAAVCATWWWTGHTDYAGNHICRDGSPGGYKIFEATGSDVRWYYKSIGKDAGYQFRTYDLNECLLEKSDFCPSASDSDFAKYAFGYDRANDNNEVLINVFDWADDWKIEVTDLSDDSSLAVQRVRTHDPLHVISYNMRKLDKKSAMTFPTSYSAHMFKVKARTASSSLRIVVTDGFENHYEQIMERPKALSFAME, via the coding sequence ATGAAAAACAACTCTTTCACCTCGATAATCCATCGTTTGTTCGCTGTATCGGCGGCATTGATCCTGCTAATGGCCCAGAGCACCGGCTGCTCGAAGGAGGATTCCGAAGAGCACGGCATCCTCGATATCTCGGATGTCGTGCTGCTCGATCAGATCTACACATCGATCGGCAGCGAAGTCTCCATCTCCGGCAGAGGATTCGAATCCGGAGACGTCGTGGTACTGCGCCCCGTCCTCACAGGTTCGGCGGAATATACCGCTCCGGCCGTGCTCGTCACCTCGACGGAGATCGTTTTCGTCGTTCCCGACGGTCTGACCAGCGGCGAATACAAAGTCTATGTGTCGCGCAACGGCCAGAACCTGCTGCTCGGACGCACGACCTTCAATCTGCTTTCGGACATTCCGGACAAAGCGGGCATGAATATCAAAGGCACCGTCACCTGCAACGGCGAACCGGTGGCCGGAGTGGTCGTATCGGACGGTTCGGAGGTGACAAGGACGGATGCCGAAGGGATCTATTACCTCGCATCGGACAAAAAGAACGGATATGTCTTCATCTCGGTGCCGAGCGGTTACGAAGTGGATCATTCGGGTACGACGCCACGCTTCTTCGGCTACCTAAACCAGTCGGCTTCGACGGTCGAGCAACGGGATTTCGCACTTGCGAAATGCGACAACAGTCATCATCGCATAGTCGTCTTCACGGACGTGCACCTGGCCCGGCGCGTTTCGGACCGCAGCCAGTTTCAAAGCGGATTCCTGCGTGAAATGACCGACTATCTGAAAAGCTGCCGCGCAGACAACATTCCGGTATACGGGATCGCCCTGGGCGATCTGGCCTGGGATCAATACTGGTACGAAAACGATTACGACCTGAACGATTATCAAAACGACCTGAAATCGCTCGACTTCCCCGTATTCAGCGCACCGGGCAATCACGACAACGATCCCACGGTCGCCAACGACGATTTCGCGGCCGCAGGCCCCTTCCGGCAGATCATCGGGCCAACGGATTTTTCGTTCAACATCGGAAACGTACACTACATTCTGCTGGACAACGTCGTTTATGAAAATCCGAACGGAATCGACGGCACGCATAGTTATTCGGTCCGTCTAACGGATGAAAAACTCGAATGGCTGAGGAAAGACCTCGCGACAGTGGACAAGCAGACTCCGGTCTTCGTCGGGATGCACGTCCCGCTGCACAAGACTCCTACCCTCGACGACACCGGCCGCACGACTACAAGCTATAATATGGAGGATGCCGAACGTTTCGTGGAGTGTCTGGAAGGCTACGACGTGAACATTCTCACGGGACACACCCACTACAATTTCAACATCACGAAATCGGAACGCCTGCGCGAACACAATATCGCCGCCGTATGCGCTACCTGGTGGTGGACGGGGCACACCGATTACGCCGGCAATCATATCTGCCGCGACGGGTCGCCCGGAGGATACAAGATCTTCGAAGCGACCGGCAGCGACGTACGCTGGTACTACAAAAGCATCGGCAAGGACGCCGGATACCAATTCCGCACCTACGACCTGAACGAGTGTCTGCTCGAGAAATCGGACTTCTGTCCGTCGGCCAGCGACTCCGACTTCGCAAAATACGCTTTCGGGTATGATCGGGCGAACGACAATAACGAAGTGCTCATCAACGTCTTCGACTGGGCGGACGACTGGAAGATCGAAGTGACGGATCTTTCGGACGATTCGTCTCTCGCGGTGCAGCGCGTCCGTACGCACGATCCTTTGCATGTCATCTCCTACAATATGCGGAAACTCGACAAGAAGAGCGCAATGACTTTCCCGACCTCGTATTCGGCCCATATGTTCAAGGTAAAGGCCCGTACGGCCTCTTCGTCACTGCGCATCGTCGTAACCGACGGTTTCGAAAATCATTACGAACAGATCATGGAGCGCCCGAAAGCTCTCTCCTTCGCCATGGAATGA
- a CDS encoding SusC/RagA family TonB-linked outer membrane protein: protein MDNYWNLNREDPDKYPNTDWLSLLLKDYAVRQSHNVSFRSGSAKRSTSLNFGYDDVDGLFTKNLSWKRYTLRLNNDFELFKWMKASADISLRKTDKVNPHTSPSAQMRYIPAIYAATLSDGRYAEGKEGSNKYAALMDGGTIDVHGYKMTGKFQLDLTPFKGFSVTGVFAPNFSYTKEKDFQKQVPYFRAGDSSTVSTKYITEATTTELKETRSDTFSHTTQFYANYQKTFGEDHNFSAMIGYENYKYEQEGLLASKSKFPHSLIPYLSAGGTSDVVAKSENVFELARRSYFGRVMYNYRNKYYIQGNIRRDGSSRFAPDSRWGTFLSASAGWVFTSENFMSGTKDWFDFGKLRVSYGELGNERINGYYPYQTTLTPAYSVGYIGNTVTSLPGYSQTAAVVRDLTWETTTTYDVGVDLTFLKNRLSLTADYYYKRTDDMLLTVPIAPIIGLSDPYDNVGTMNTRGWEITLGWRDRIGDLTYSVSFNLSDDVSKMGYIGNKEIISGGKIIREGVEYQSWYGYVSDGIYQTEAEVNDSPRTNSAVTVGDIRYKNIADGADSPNVINAAYDRVVLGSSLPHFNYGGNISLAWKGLDFSMDFQGVGKRNSYLSESMVQPLRAQWYNVPTLIAGANSWSRKNTIEENRHARYPRYSYQSEGNNYAISDFWMFDGSYFRVKNLTLGYSLPERWMNKVWVRNLRFSVTLTDFFTCSDFPKGWDPEGGVSAYPITKSVLFSAQITF from the coding sequence GTGGACAACTATTGGAATCTCAACCGTGAGGACCCCGACAAATATCCGAATACGGATTGGCTTTCGTTGCTGTTGAAAGATTACGCCGTGCGACAGTCGCACAACGTTTCCTTCCGTTCGGGAAGCGCCAAACGGAGCACGTCGCTGAATTTCGGGTACGACGACGTGGACGGTCTTTTTACGAAAAATCTTTCCTGGAAGCGTTATACGCTGCGGTTGAACAACGATTTCGAACTTTTCAAATGGATGAAGGCGTCGGCCGACATTTCCCTGCGCAAAACGGACAAGGTGAACCCCCATACTTCGCCGTCGGCCCAGATGCGCTATATTCCGGCCATTTACGCTGCGACATTGAGCGACGGGCGCTATGCGGAAGGGAAAGAGGGCAGCAATAAATATGCAGCCCTGATGGACGGCGGTACGATCGACGTGCACGGTTACAAGATGACGGGAAAGTTCCAGCTCGACCTGACACCTTTCAAGGGTTTCTCCGTCACGGGAGTGTTCGCCCCGAACTTCTCGTATACGAAGGAAAAGGACTTCCAGAAGCAGGTGCCTTATTTCCGCGCCGGCGATTCCTCGACCGTAAGCACGAAATACATCACCGAAGCGACGACGACCGAACTCAAAGAGACGCGCAGCGATACATTTAGTCATACGACGCAGTTTTATGCCAATTATCAAAAGACGTTCGGAGAAGACCATAATTTCAGCGCCATGATCGGTTACGAAAATTACAAATACGAACAGGAGGGGCTGCTTGCCTCGAAAAGTAAATTTCCGCATTCGCTGATCCCCTATCTCTCGGCCGGAGGTACTTCCGACGTAGTGGCCAAAAGCGAGAACGTCTTCGAATTGGCCCGTCGTTCGTATTTCGGGCGCGTGATGTACAATTATCGCAATAAGTATTACATTCAGGGCAATATCCGCAGGGACGGTTCTTCGCGTTTTGCTCCGGATTCCCGCTGGGGTACGTTCCTGTCAGCTTCCGCCGGATGGGTCTTTACCTCGGAAAACTTCATGTCCGGAACGAAAGACTGGTTCGATTTCGGCAAACTCCGTGTCTCTTACGGCGAACTCGGCAACGAACGGATCAACGGCTATTATCCCTACCAGACGACGCTCACTCCGGCATATTCGGTCGGCTATATCGGCAATACCGTAACCTCGCTCCCGGGTTATTCCCAGACAGCGGCGGTCGTCAGAGACCTCACCTGGGAAACGACCACTACCTACGACGTGGGCGTCGACCTGACATTTCTGAAAAATCGGCTCTCGCTGACGGCCGACTATTACTACAAACGTACGGACGATATGCTGCTGACCGTACCTATCGCACCGATCATCGGTCTGAGCGATCCCTACGACAACGTCGGAACGATGAATACCCGCGGCTGGGAAATCACGCTGGGATGGCGCGACAGAATCGGAGACCTGACGTATTCCGTATCCTTCAACTTGTCGGACGACGTTTCGAAAATGGGGTATATCGGCAACAAGGAGATCATCTCGGGCGGAAAGATCATCAGGGAAGGCGTCGAGTACCAGTCGTGGTACGGATATGTGAGCGACGGCATCTACCAGACCGAAGCGGAAGTAAACGACTCGCCCCGAACCAACAGCGCGGTAACCGTAGGAGACATACGTTATAAGAATATAGCGGACGGAGCCGACTCCCCGAATGTGATCAACGCTGCCTACGACAGGGTCGTATTGGGGTCTTCGCTACCGCACTTCAATTACGGAGGCAACATCTCGCTCGCATGGAAGGGGCTGGATTTCAGTATGGATTTCCAGGGTGTCGGCAAACGCAACTCCTACCTCTCGGAGAGCATGGTACAACCGCTGCGGGCCCAATGGTACAATGTCCCGACGCTGATCGCCGGCGCGAATTCGTGGAGCAGGAAAAATACGATCGAGGAAAACCGTCATGCCCGCTACCCGCGTTATTCGTATCAGAGCGAGGGAAACAATTATGCCATTTCCGACTTCTGGATGTTCGACGGCTCCTATTTTCGGGTGAAGAACCTTACGCTCGGCTACTCTCTGCCGGAACGGTGGATGAATAAGGTCTGGGTTCGCAACCTTCGTTTTTCGGTAACGCTCACCGACTTTTTCACGTGCAGCGATTTTCCGAAAGGATGGGACCCCGAGGGAGGCGTTTCGGCCTATCCGATCACTAAATCGGTGTTGTTTTCCGCGCAGATTACATTTTAA
- a CDS encoding BACON domain-containing protein, whose product MSETTVFRPDSGFKTNLKCRTMKKSLFNFAATMLMSAGAVVFNACSDDNTDSDGGVGTLEVTPASLETIADYGGSFSFDVRSNSYWHVSVEDADELPLDWASADIVSGMGNASVNLSVETNDGQAVRTGRIVFELDDMSSRTEIPFSQQGNDAGGTETVYAITPISDFFLCDPQSADGGEYRVYTCTFDADTETVTFSQTGNTVWRIGGTDDKTSRVFGKSQIYNGRFATTGWGGEDWEKSALIVKMKATSDLKGRLRFGFGFVSADAVPKNWECTWSADGKSWNKGMEVAATPYTDFSPTFELKSTSPYKMARFSISEGQTIKKAISYI is encoded by the coding sequence TTGTCTGAAACGACTGTTTTCAGACCTGATTCCGGTTTTAAAACCAACTTAAAATGCAGAACCATGAAAAAGAGCCTTTTTAATTTTGCAGCGACGATGCTCATGTCCGCAGGAGCCGTCGTATTCAATGCCTGCTCCGACGACAATACGGACAGCGACGGAGGAGTCGGAACCTTGGAAGTTACGCCGGCTTCTCTCGAAACGATCGCCGACTACGGCGGTAGTTTCTCGTTCGATGTTCGGAGCAACTCCTATTGGCATGTCTCCGTGGAGGATGCCGACGAACTGCCGTTGGATTGGGCGTCTGCCGATATCGTTTCCGGCATGGGAAATGCGTCGGTCAATCTTTCGGTAGAAACCAACGACGGGCAGGCGGTTCGGACGGGACGCATCGTTTTCGAACTCGATGATATGAGCAGCCGTACGGAAATCCCTTTTTCGCAGCAGGGAAATGACGCGGGCGGAACGGAAACGGTCTATGCCATCACGCCGATTTCCGATTTCTTCCTGTGCGATCCGCAATCTGCCGACGGTGGAGAATATCGAGTTTACACTTGTACGTTTGACGCCGACACGGAAACCGTCACGTTCTCTCAGACCGGCAATACCGTTTGGCGCATAGGAGGAACGGACGACAAGACTTCGCGTGTATTCGGCAAATCGCAAATTTATAACGGCCGTTTTGCCACGACCGGCTGGGGCGGTGAAGATTGGGAGAAATCCGCATTGATCGTCAAGATGAAAGCCACGTCCGATCTGAAAGGACGATTGCGTTTCGGATTCGGATTCGTTTCCGCAGATGCCGTTCCGAAAAACTGGGAATGCACTTGGAGTGCGGACGGAAAGAGCTGGAACAAGGGCATGGAGGTAGCGGCGACGCCGTATACGGATTTTTCCCCGACGTTTGAACTCAAAAGTACGTCGCCCTATAAAATGGCGCGTTTCAGCATTTCCGAAGGACAAACGATAAAAAAAGCAATTTCCTATATATAA
- a CDS encoding class I mannose-6-phosphate isomerase — MSFMYNPYPYDDPRAINKPVLAPQTIESVTAGTPQAAARLAREFAETLKATPQRNLIVAFDGYTTADWTRTINLLSQQLGLLGIGFEAMDFARVYKTEEQIHEMVDPYLEWDRTKDPTLLYGRIFRGGYEAMFDPAKIEGFARRLSELQASADHGKVIAVYGYGCLVERLRPLYDRKCYFDVTPKESILRIRRGEYANLGDRTARPANLVIRRCYYVDFEMAVHLRGELLQQSVLDYYVASDHHDRIHLLPRNAMEQMLGALAAYPFRCKPVYLEGVWGGTYVKKLRNLPDAMRNCAWVFDLIPMEVSIVVEAGAERVEFPFFTFVQREGEAIMGDACVKKFHGYFPIRFNYDDSYHSNGNMSIQVHSGARYNQENYDELGRQDESYYVVVAGHNARTFVGFRDDADTEQFIRDIKRADTEYKPVDYLKYVNYEVSKPGLQVMLPAGTIHSSGRNQVVLEIGSLTIGSYTYKLYDYLRADLDGKPRPIHTWHGERNLAFERKASWVHDHIVQQPRIVRQGETWAEYIVGESDMLYFSLRRLEFETSVEDNTNGRFHVLTLVDGERIRIRSIEHPERYFDAEFMDMVVVPADMGRYVIENLRTEPICVHKTMLKDGFDAE; from the coding sequence ATGAGTTTCATGTACAATCCGTACCCTTACGACGATCCGCGTGCGATCAATAAGCCGGTACTCGCCCCCCAGACCATCGAATCCGTCACAGCCGGAACTCCGCAGGCGGCAGCCAGACTCGCCCGGGAATTCGCAGAGACATTGAAAGCGACGCCCCAACGCAACCTGATCGTCGCATTCGACGGATACACCACGGCCGACTGGACCCGAACGATCAACCTGCTCTCGCAGCAACTCGGACTCCTCGGCATCGGATTCGAAGCGATGGATTTCGCACGGGTCTACAAAACCGAGGAACAGATCCACGAAATGGTCGACCCCTATCTGGAATGGGATCGCACGAAAGACCCGACGCTACTCTACGGCCGGATCTTCCGAGGCGGATACGAAGCGATGTTCGACCCTGCGAAAATCGAAGGGTTCGCACGACGGCTGTCCGAATTACAGGCATCCGCGGACCACGGCAAGGTGATCGCCGTCTACGGATACGGATGTCTCGTCGAAAGGCTGCGGCCGCTCTACGACAGAAAATGTTACTTCGATGTCACTCCCAAAGAATCGATCCTGCGTATCCGCCGCGGCGAATACGCCAACCTGGGCGACCGTACGGCCCGGCCTGCCAACCTCGTTATCCGGCGTTGTTACTACGTGGATTTCGAAATGGCCGTACACCTGCGCGGCGAACTCTTGCAGCAGAGCGTACTCGACTACTATGTCGCTTCCGACCATCACGACCGGATACATCTGCTGCCGCGGAATGCCATGGAACAGATGCTCGGCGCCCTGGCCGCCTATCCGTTCCGCTGCAAGCCCGTCTATTTGGAAGGGGTCTGGGGCGGCACCTATGTCAAGAAACTCCGCAACCTGCCCGACGCCATGCGCAACTGCGCGTGGGTCTTCGACCTGATCCCGATGGAGGTCAGCATCGTCGTCGAGGCCGGTGCCGAGCGGGTCGAGTTCCCGTTCTTTACTTTCGTACAGCGCGAAGGCGAGGCCATCATGGGCGATGCCTGCGTAAAGAAATTCCACGGTTATTTTCCGATCCGCTTCAACTACGACGACTCCTACCACAGCAACGGCAACATGTCGATCCAGGTACATTCGGGAGCCCGTTACAACCAAGAAAATTACGACGAGCTGGGACGTCAGGACGAAAGCTATTACGTGGTCGTGGCCGGACACAACGCCCGCACGTTCGTCGGATTCCGCGACGACGCCGACACCGAGCAGTTCATCCGGGACATCAAACGCGCCGACACGGAGTACAAGCCCGTCGATTATCTGAAATACGTCAACTACGAGGTTTCGAAACCCGGATTGCAGGTCATGCTTCCGGCCGGAACCATCCACTCTTCCGGCCGCAACCAGGTGGTGCTGGAAATCGGCAGCCTGACGATCGGTTCCTACACCTACAAACTCTACGATTACTTGCGCGCCGACCTCGACGGCAAGCCCCGGCCGATCCACACCTGGCACGGCGAACGCAACCTTGCATTCGAACGCAAGGCGTCGTGGGTACATGACCATATCGTACAACAGCCTCGCATCGTCCGCCAAGGCGAAACATGGGCGGAATATATCGTCGGAGAGAGCGACATGCTCTACTTCTCGCTGCGACGCCTCGAATTCGAGACAAGCGTCGAGGACAACACGAACGGCAGGTTCCACGTGTTGACGCTCGTCGACGGCGAACGCATCCGAATCCGTTCGATCGAACATCCCGAACGCTATTTCGACGCCGAATTCATGGACATGGTGGTCGTCCCCGCGGACATGGGGCGCTACGTCATCGAGAATCTCCGCACGGAGCCGATCTGCGTGCACAAAACCATGCTCAAAGATGGATTCGACGCCGAATAA
- a CDS encoding ROK family protein, with protein MDSTPNNGKLLFDVGGTFLKAVIADGNGRFVPDTEYSVPMPSDGPREEIEQALIAAVERGMRSAADRGLRIGCTGIAFPGPFDFGLGIPLMTHKFRNIYGISLLDLLRTRTDVGPTMPVLFMHDVNAAMLGEMRCGNARGFANAALIALGTGLGFACCLDGEVQYAPTGSPRITVYKKPFRDGILEDYVAKRGFLRLYGEITGQDTGPSLTVADLGRMAGEGNPAARETFATIGRMLGEALRELIRKERIECLLLGGQISRSYAYLEPGLRKGLYGTACLRSIAPAAHIGHAAFYGLLARLDGLRPET; from the coding sequence ATGGATTCGACGCCGAATAACGGGAAACTGCTTTTCGATGTCGGAGGGACGTTTCTCAAAGCCGTCATCGCCGACGGAAACGGACGGTTCGTTCCGGACACGGAATACTCCGTACCGATGCCGTCGGACGGTCCGCGCGAAGAGATCGAACAGGCCCTGATCGCCGCCGTGGAGCGAGGCATGCGCTCCGCGGCGGACCGAGGCCTGCGGATCGGATGCACGGGAATCGCCTTCCCCGGCCCGTTCGACTTCGGACTCGGCATTCCGCTGATGACGCACAAATTCCGGAACATATACGGCATATCGCTGCTCGACCTGCTCCGCACACGTACGGATGTGGGACCGACGATGCCCGTTCTGTTCATGCACGACGTGAACGCCGCGATGCTGGGCGAAATGCGCTGCGGAAACGCCCGGGGCTTCGCCAACGCAGCGCTCATCGCCCTCGGAACGGGACTCGGGTTCGCCTGCTGTCTCGACGGCGAGGTGCAATACGCTCCGACCGGTTCCCCTCGGATCACCGTCTACAAGAAACCGTTCCGCGACGGAATCCTCGAAGATTATGTCGCCAAACGCGGATTCCTACGACTCTACGGCGAGATAACGGGACAGGATACCGGGCCGTCGCTTACGGTGGCCGACTTGGGCCGCATGGCCGGAGAGGGGAATCCGGCCGCCAGGGAGACCTTTGCGACCATAGGCCGCATGCTGGGCGAGGCTCTCCGCGAACTGATCCGCAAGGAACGGATCGAGTGTCTGTTGCTGGGCGGTCAAATTTCCCGTTCGTACGCTTATCTCGAACCTGGCTTGCGCAAAGGCTTGTATGGGACGGCGTGTCTGCGGAGCATTGCTCCGGCGGCACACATCGGACATGCGGCTTTCTACGGACTTCTCGCACGACTCGACGGCCTGCGGCCGGAGACGTGA
- a CDS encoding TonB-dependent receptor plug domain-containing protein, which translates to MLLATVGLIPFLAAAQSSPAYTIQGAVRTTTDAPVVGATIVLEGTQFGTTSDVTGTFTLDLKQKPSQGSALSVSCIGYKTKRIPLTESNAAISVVLEEDNNLLDEVVVIGYGSVQKKDLTGSLSSIDGGAILNRQTQTVSMALQGAMPGVTVTRTNSAPGQSATIRIRGITSMTEGASDPYVLIDGVPGNLSDLNLTDVANITVLKDAASASIYGSQAAAGVILVTTKRGGNSGTSVTYNYTLGLDFPTSMPDYMNAVDYMKAVNELNYNDFPGGGWMVSDLYEGRSGQLLESQP; encoded by the coding sequence ATGCTTTTAGCAACGGTCGGTTTGATACCGTTCCTCGCTGCGGCCCAATCCTCGCCTGCTTACACGATTCAAGGTGCAGTCCGGACGACGACCGATGCCCCCGTAGTAGGTGCAACGATCGTTCTCGAAGGAACCCAGTTCGGCACGACATCGGACGTGACGGGTACTTTCACACTCGACTTGAAGCAGAAACCGTCCCAAGGTTCCGCGCTTTCGGTCAGCTGCATCGGATACAAAACGAAGAGAATTCCGCTCACGGAGAGCAACGCCGCGATTTCGGTAGTGCTCGAGGAGGACAATAACCTGCTCGACGAGGTAGTGGTTATCGGCTATGGCTCCGTCCAGAAGAAAGACCTGACCGGATCGCTCAGCAGCATCGACGGCGGAGCGATCCTCAACAGACAGACGCAGACCGTTTCGATGGCGCTTCAGGGAGCGATGCCCGGCGTGACGGTGACACGCACCAATTCTGCACCCGGCCAATCGGCGACCATTCGCATCCGCGGCATCACTTCGATGACCGAAGGCGCTTCGGATCCCTATGTCTTGATCGACGGGGTTCCGGGCAATCTTTCCGATCTCAATCTGACGGATGTAGCCAACATAACGGTATTGAAAGATGCTGCGTCCGCTTCGATCTACGGGTCGCAGGCCGCGGCGGGCGTCATTCTGGTAACAACCAAACGCGGGGGGAATAGCGGAACGAGCGTTACCTACAACTATACGCTCGGACTCGATTTTCCGACGTCGATGCCCGACTACATGAATGCCGTCGACTACATGAAAGCGGTCAACGAATTAAACTACAACGATTTCCCCGGGGGGGGGTGGATGGTATCAGACCTATACGAAGGACGTAGTGGACAACTATTGGAATCTCAACCGTGA